One segment of Carya illinoinensis cultivar Pawnee chromosome 13, C.illinoinensisPawnee_v1, whole genome shotgun sequence DNA contains the following:
- the LOC122292409 gene encoding zinc finger protein BALDIBIS-like, producing the protein MSEDGLSVPSTVRGFVEQPNSNPNPNPNSNLVKKKRSLPGTPDPDAEVIALSPKSLMATNRFLCEICNKGFQRDQNLQLHRRGHNLPWKLRQRTNKEVRKKVYVCPEKTCMHHDPSRALGDLTGIKKHYSRKHGEKKWKCEKCSKKYAVQSDWKAHSKICGTREYKCDCGTLFSRKDSFVTHRAFCDALAEENARFTSVSAANPNFKHDLIKGTIINPPLAGIPQFSTAFPPEFAGSESTGNFIADRGQKPKLPPWLDHANHHLTPFGIANSSNAYLAAGLTSLPEMVSTASMNMYGSASQTHEWLSKYPEACFPSANLSISQLPRVLKEEDVNEGNLRAENIASLFSNSQNHQQQGPTHMSATALLQKAAQMGSTRSNPAFNGTDFGLMSSSHNSNVPNSRNEVQKFFRQQNQADNLNELMSSLPPSTPITTTVIGSLLVNSNSSAILGNQKSLEHIQISKKGKQDQLPSGKLHARSTEADQHNLTRDFLGVGGHASRPFSQQELAKFASMGAAMDLSQYSGHHRAP; encoded by the exons ATGTCTGAAGACGGGCTTTCAGTTCCTTCCACAGTGAGGGGGTTTGTTGAACAACCAAactcaaaccctaaccctaaccctaactcgAATCTagtcaagaaaaagagaagttTACCAGGAACACCAG ATCCGGATGCGGAAGTTATTGCTTTGTCCCCAAAATCTTTAATGGCCACAAACCGATTTCTATGTGAAATTTGTAATAAGGGTTTCCAGAGGGACCAGAACTTACAACTTCACCGGCGCGGCCACAATCTTCCGTGGAAGCTCCGGCAAAGAACGAACAAAGAAGTTAGAAAAAAGGTGTACGTTTGTCCAGAGAAGACCTGCATGCACCACGATCCGTCGAGGGCGCTTGGAGACCTCACTGGAATAAAGAAGCACTACAGCCGAAAGCACGGAGAGAAGAAGTGGAAGTGTGAGAAATGTTCGAAGAAATATGCGGTGCAGTCAGATTGGAAGGCCCATAGCAAGATTTGTGGGACTCGAGAGTACAAGTGTGATTGTGGAACACTCTTTTCCAG GAAGGACAGCTTCGTAACTCATAGAGCTTTCTGTGATGCTTTGGCTGAGGAAAATGCAAGATTCACTTCAGTTTCAGCTGCCAATCCAAACTTCAAACATGATTTGATCAAGGGGACAATTATCAATCCTCCACTAGCTGGAATACCCCAATTTTCCACAGCCTTTCCACCTGAGTTTGCTGGATCGGAATCTACCGGCAATTTTATTGCAGATCGAGGGCAAAAGCCAAAGCTTCCACCATGGCTAGACCATGCCAATCATCACCTAACTCCATTTGGAATTGCAAATAGTTCTAATGCTTACTTAGCAGCAGGCCTGACTAGCTTGCCCGAAATGGTTTCAACAGCATCTATGAATATGTATGGATCCGCATCTCAGACGCATGAGTGGCTAAGCAAGTACCCAGAAGCATGCTTCCCAAGTGCCAATCTTTCTATATCTCAATTGCCAAGGGTACTAAAGGAGGAAGATGTGAACGAAGGAAATTTGAGAGCAGAAAACATAGCTAGTTTGTTTTCTAATAGCCAGAATCATCAACAACAGGGTCCAACTCACATGTCAGCCACCGCACTTTTGCAGAAAGCAGCCCAAATGGGATCTACAAGGAGCAACCCTGCATTCAATGGCACTGACTTTGGCTTAATGAGCTCATCTCATAATTCAAATGTGCCAAACAGTAGAAATGAAGTTCAGAAATTCTTCAGACAACAAAATCAAGCTGATAACCTGAACGAATTGATGAGTTCCCTCCCTCCTTCAACTCCAATCACCACAACAGTAATCGGGTCACTGTTGGTTAATTCGAACTCAAGCGCAATTTTGGGAAACCAAAAGAGTTTGGAGCATATTCAAATTTCGAAAAAGGGGAAGCAAGACCAACTTCCTTCAGGAAAGCTCCATGCCCGTTCTACGGAAGCTGATCAGCATAATTTAACGAGAGATTTTCTAGGCGTTGGAGGTCATGCAAGTAGACCGTTCTCGCAACAAGAGCTTGCCAAGTTTGCTTCAATGGGTGCCGCCATGGACTTGAGCCAATACAGTGGACATCACCGGGCTCCATAA